From one Cellulosilyticum sp. I15G10I2 genomic stretch:
- a CDS encoding regulatory protein RecX, with protein sequence MKRITKISLQKTKGRYNLFLDELFFCGISEETLIKLELKKGMQVDEKELEAILKEESRNQCFNYCIKLLTRQNYFEKVLVDKLKQKEYSEEDIAYALEKLNTYHYIDDGRLAEAFVKDKKRFSKKGPAYIAQALRMKGIDRDTIAQTISENYSEEEELQNAKQLALKKVDAYRRKCADSYAIKNKMYGYLLQKGFRSAIISKVLDGILSEEDHFWEE encoded by the coding sequence ATGAAAAGGATAACAAAAATTAGTCTGCAAAAAACTAAAGGAAGGTACAATTTATTTTTAGATGAGCTTTTCTTTTGCGGTATTAGTGAAGAAACCCTTATTAAGTTAGAACTTAAAAAAGGGATGCAAGTAGATGAAAAAGAACTAGAGGCTATTTTAAAAGAAGAAAGTCGCAATCAATGTTTTAATTATTGTATAAAGCTTTTAACGAGACAAAATTATTTTGAGAAGGTTTTAGTTGATAAATTAAAACAAAAGGAATATTCTGAAGAAGACATTGCATATGCATTAGAGAAGTTAAATACCTATCACTATATTGATGATGGAAGGCTTGCTGAAGCCTTTGTTAAAGATAAAAAAAGATTTTCTAAAAAAGGGCCTGCTTATATTGCACAGGCCCTTAGAATGAAAGGAATTGACCGGGATACCATAGCCCAGACAATTAGTGAAAATTATAGTGAAGAAGAAGAACTTCAAAATGCCAAGCAGTTAGCCCTTAAAAAAGTTGATGCTTACAGACGTAAGTGTGCGGATTCATATGCTATCAAAAATAAAATGTATGGCTACTTATTGCAAAAGGGATTTAGATCTGCCATTATTAGTAAAGTGCTTGATGGGATCTTAAGTGAAGAAGATCATTTTTGGGAGGAATAA
- a CDS encoding uroporphyrinogen decarboxylase family protein, whose protein sequence is MWHLDLEAKPDFMEAMKRVYAWYDNEILDRPPIRFSAHNEEYSHVDTLNKWSNLKERWYDTEYRVESFIKGLESKKFLGETFPVFWPNLGPNVYAGILGGEIEFGDVTSWVHPIVKEKEDIHKIKFNMESEYFKKLEEMTRYALTRCKDKFMVGYTDLHPSLDCVDALRGTTDVCMDMYDDEDFVKQLADKCYVDFEFMFNYFDKMLKEHNQLSVSWMNIPSFEKMHIPSCDLSAMLSNEFFKEFSLPYVKKEVKLAKHNIFHLDGKEVANHLDDILAIEEIDAIQWVQGVGNNKPIMQWIPLIKKCQAAGKGVVVDLETYELESFIDAVDPKGIYLCMNVTDTQTQKDIIKRIEMW, encoded by the coding sequence ATGTGGCATTTAGACTTAGAAGCAAAACCGGATTTTATGGAAGCAATGAAAAGAGTGTATGCATGGTATGATAATGAAATATTAGATAGACCCCCTATTAGGTTCTCAGCACATAATGAAGAATATAGCCATGTGGACACGCTTAATAAATGGAGCAATCTAAAGGAAAGATGGTATGATACTGAATATCGTGTTGAAAGTTTTATTAAAGGTTTAGAAAGCAAGAAATTTCTAGGAGAAACTTTTCCAGTATTTTGGCCTAACTTAGGGCCCAATGTATATGCAGGTATTTTAGGCGGAGAAATAGAGTTCGGAGATGTTACATCTTGGGTACATCCAATTGTTAAAGAAAAAGAAGATATTCATAAAATAAAGTTTAATATGGAGAGCGAATATTTTAAGAAGTTAGAAGAAATGACACGCTATGCTTTGACACGATGTAAAGATAAATTTATGGTAGGTTATACAGATCTTCATCCAAGCCTAGACTGCGTTGATGCCCTAAGAGGAACGACAGATGTTTGTATGGATATGTATGATGATGAAGACTTTGTCAAACAATTAGCAGATAAATGTTATGTGGATTTTGAATTTATGTTTAACTACTTCGATAAGATGCTGAAGGAACATAATCAATTATCAGTAAGCTGGATGAATATTCCATCCTTTGAAAAAATGCATATACCAAGCTGCGACTTATCTGCCATGCTTTCCAATGAGTTTTTTAAAGAATTCTCCTTACCTTATGTTAAAAAAGAAGTAAAACTTGCTAAACATAACATATTCCATCTTGATGGCAAAGAAGTAGCTAACCATTTAGATGATATTTTAGCCATTGAAGAAATTGATGCAATTCAATGGGTACAGGGAGTAGGAAATAATAAACCTATCATGCAATGGATACCGCTCATTAAGAAATGCCAGGCAGCTGGTAAAGGGGTCGTAGTAGATTTAGAAACGTATGAATTGGAAAGTTTTATTGACGCAGTAGACCCAAAAGGAATTTATTTATGTATGAACGTAACAGATACCCAGACTCAGAAGGATATTATAAAAAGAATAGAGATGTGGTAA
- a CDS encoding metallophosphoesterase: MKLIIGLFKLVFYMIKMVVQTIIFLGLIGLCIFVYARYIEPELLIIHEEVIISETLSSDRKALKIAQFSDTHLGEDYTLNNLKKTVVKINENTPDIIVFTGDLIDNNKEYEDAEAIIRELTALKAKLAKVAVYGNHDHGGNGTRRYKQIMERSGFILLDNSSYIIDLGNNQKINIMGIDDLLLGSPDIKKATQNINKAHYNVFISHAPDIADEVKAYPIDLQLSGHSHGGQVTIPFIGSPLTPPYAKKYIKGMYEIEGNTRMRLYVNSGLGTSQLKYRFLNIPEITVFKLEFK; this comes from the coding sequence ATGAAATTAATTATAGGTTTATTTAAATTAGTATTTTACATGATTAAAATGGTCGTTCAGACAATTATATTTTTAGGATTAATAGGTTTATGTATTTTTGTCTATGCAAGATATATAGAACCAGAATTACTCATTATTCATGAAGAAGTTATTATATCTGAGACACTAAGTTCAGACCGTAAAGCACTAAAGATCGCCCAGTTTAGTGATACGCACTTAGGCGAAGACTATACACTTAATAATCTTAAAAAAACAGTTGTAAAGATAAATGAAAATACACCAGATATTATCGTATTCACTGGAGATTTGATAGATAATAATAAAGAATATGAAGATGCGGAAGCCATTATTAGAGAGCTCACTGCCTTAAAAGCCAAACTAGCTAAAGTTGCAGTGTATGGCAATCATGATCATGGCGGAAATGGAACCCGCAGATACAAGCAGATTATGGAGCGTTCGGGTTTTATACTGCTAGATAATAGTAGTTATATAATAGATTTAGGCAATAATCAAAAGATAAATATAATGGGTATTGATGACTTACTTCTAGGTAGTCCTGATATCAAAAAAGCTACCCAAAATATAAATAAAGCGCACTATAATGTGTTTATATCTCATGCGCCAGATATAGCTGATGAGGTGAAAGCTTATCCCATAGATTTACAGCTGTCAGGACACAGTCATGGAGGACAGGTAACAATTCCGTTTATAGGATCGCCTCTTACACCACCTTATGCTAAGAAATATATTAAGGGGATGTATGAGATAGAAGGAAACACACGCATGAGGCTCTATGTCAATTCTGGACTAGGTACAAGTCAGTTAAAGTATCGATTTCTTAATATTCCTGAGATTACGGTTTTTAAATTAGAATTCAAATAA
- a CDS encoding sensor histidine kinase: MVEKTGNMMVQNLQQVADNLGNKNFTLENEIIQLSRVKLIQYILKNYHSLDTATLYEVKQDIHQFVAGQMSYLNQTSQITLYTRDYDYIVAYGGMNKKYEITKDELKKIIEGTKKNKQRTLFNITKDKGQLIISIEIKDTKTNMPIGYMLVRLDETYFSQMYRYLYLKEHETTFIIDQENTIISGGSQFGKRGERVKGVNLFQEIMDTGSEDDSSFITTIGDKKYLCSFAAIKNLDMYIVSLIPTVYLYQEAYAFWISTGIVYIITLVIAIIVAYLIAKSISSPLQQLTAAMNRVKSGTLLATHIDPYRDEIGMVVNNFNEMVMQLKQQLLAIQHTEKQKRKMELKALQAQINPHFLVNTLNSIKCLTAIQNTPNIEELISALINLVYQAMSKGDDMITIDQEIQLVKDYMTIQRYRYFDKFEIIYDLDEKALGYKLPRLLLQPIIENAIIHGLAPKDGVGLIKVKIRDEKEEIRITVIDNGVGISEEKISEVLKDSIKNKSKSAFTSIGIANIDSRIKLIYGEQYGVYISSTPHMYTSVEINIPKM, translated from the coding sequence ATGGTAGAAAAAACAGGTAATATGATGGTACAGAATTTACAGCAAGTAGCAGATAATCTAGGTAATAAAAATTTTACTTTAGAAAATGAAATTATACAGCTTAGCCGCGTTAAACTGATTCAATATATCCTGAAAAACTATCATTCGTTAGATACAGCAACACTCTATGAAGTCAAACAAGACATTCATCAATTTGTAGCAGGACAAATGTCCTATCTTAACCAGACCTCTCAGATTACTCTATATACCCGAGATTATGATTATATCGTAGCCTATGGTGGAATGAATAAAAAATATGAAATAACAAAAGATGAGCTAAAGAAAATTATAGAAGGGACAAAGAAAAATAAGCAAAGAACATTGTTTAACATAACAAAGGATAAGGGACAGCTTATTATTTCAATTGAAATAAAAGATACTAAAACCAACATGCCTATTGGGTATATGTTAGTAAGATTAGATGAAACCTATTTTAGTCAAATGTATAGATATTTGTATCTCAAAGAGCATGAGACAACATTTATCATTGATCAAGAAAATACTATTATATCAGGAGGGTCACAGTTTGGAAAAAGAGGCGAGCGTGTTAAAGGCGTTAATTTATTTCAGGAGATAATGGATACAGGTAGTGAAGATGATAGTAGTTTTATAACAACAATAGGTGATAAAAAATATCTGTGCAGCTTTGCAGCCATTAAGAATTTAGATATGTATATAGTAAGTTTAATACCTACAGTATATCTGTATCAAGAGGCATATGCCTTCTGGATTTCTACGGGTATTGTATATATCATTACATTAGTAATAGCTATAATAGTGGCTTATTTGATCGCGAAGAGTATTTCGAGTCCTTTGCAACAGTTAACAGCAGCCATGAACCGTGTGAAGAGTGGTACGCTACTTGCTACGCATATTGATCCATATAGAGATGAAATAGGCATGGTGGTTAATAACTTTAATGAGATGGTGATGCAGCTTAAGCAACAATTACTAGCCATTCAACATACAGAAAAACAAAAAAGAAAAATGGAACTCAAAGCACTGCAAGCGCAGATCAACCCTCACTTTTTAGTTAATACCTTAAACAGCATTAAATGTCTTACAGCTATACAAAATACTCCCAATATAGAAGAACTAATATCAGCCCTTATTAATCTGGTGTACCAAGCTATGAGTAAAGGTGACGATATGATTACAATAGACCAAGAAATACAGCTTGTAAAAGACTATATGACGATACAGAGATATAGATATTTTGATAAGTTTGAAATTATTTATGACCTAGATGAAAAAGCATTAGGCTATAAGTTGCCAAGACTCTTATTGCAGCCAATTATAGAGAATGCAATCATTCATGGGCTTGCACCTAAAGATGGGGTTGGACTTATTAAAGTTAAGATAAGAGATGAGAAAGAAGAGATAAGGATAACCGTAATAGATAATGGTGTGGGCATATCAGAAGAGAAAATTTCAGAAGTTTTAAAAGATAGTATAAAAAATAAGTCTAAATCTGCATTTACAAGTATAGGAATAGCTAATATTGACAGTAGAATAAAGCTTATTTATGGAGAACAATATGGTGTTTATATTTCTAGTACACCCCATATGTATACAAGTGTAGAAATCAATATTCCTAAAATGTAA
- a CDS encoding sugar ABC transporter ATP-binding protein: MNSTVLELKNIRKLYPGVVALDGVSMTFKKGEVHAIVGENGAGKSTFIKCITGAIEPTEGEIIYKGEFIAHNNPARSLEMGICAIYQEFNLIPYLNVAENIFYGRYKKRGMFVDYESMYKETKEILDDLGVKIDPKTLVKDLTIGYQQIIEIAKSISRRAKVIIMDEPSAPLTNSELIYLFKMVAKLKERGCAIIYISHRLEEIFEICDKVTVFRDGKYIQTLSVSETNKEELITLMVNRDLGEQFPPKQLAKKDKILEVKGLNTDIIKDIHFEAYEGEILGFAGLVGAGRTETARAVFGADKIKSGEILLNANKLNINSPKDAIAAGIGLIPEDRKQHGALLHMSIQENTTYAHLSNFANRFGLIDSKKEIKIVTEYKEALKIKTPFLSQKVKNLSGGNQQKVVLAKWLITDCKVLIFDEPTRGIDVGAKQEIYQLMIELAKQGKVIIMISSEMPELLGMSDRIIVMHEGRITGELYREDATQEKILSMASGGQEEVE, from the coding sequence GTGAATAGTACGGTGCTTGAATTAAAAAATATTCGAAAGTTGTATCCTGGGGTAGTTGCTTTAGATGGTGTTTCGATGACATTTAAAAAAGGAGAAGTTCATGCTATTGTAGGTGAGAATGGTGCAGGGAAATCAACTTTTATCAAATGTATAACAGGCGCGATAGAGCCTACAGAAGGAGAGATTATTTATAAAGGAGAATTTATAGCCCATAATAATCCTGCAAGATCTTTAGAAATGGGAATATGTGCTATCTATCAGGAATTTAATCTTATTCCTTATCTAAATGTGGCAGAAAATATTTTTTATGGCAGATATAAAAAAAGGGGCATGTTCGTAGATTATGAGAGCATGTATAAAGAAACAAAAGAAATATTAGATGATCTAGGTGTAAAAATTGATCCTAAAACATTGGTCAAAGACTTAACAATAGGGTATCAACAGATCATAGAAATCGCTAAGTCTATATCAAGGCGCGCAAAAGTTATTATTATGGATGAGCCGTCAGCCCCGCTAACAAATAGTGAACTCATATATTTATTTAAAATGGTTGCAAAATTGAAAGAGAGAGGCTGTGCTATTATTTACATCTCTCACAGATTAGAAGAAATCTTTGAAATTTGTGATAAAGTAACTGTATTTAGAGATGGAAAATATATTCAAACACTATCCGTATCAGAAACGAATAAAGAAGAACTCATAACACTTATGGTAAACAGAGATCTTGGAGAGCAATTTCCACCTAAACAACTTGCTAAGAAAGACAAAATATTAGAAGTTAAAGGACTTAATACAGATATTATAAAAGATATTCATTTTGAAGCTTACGAAGGTGAAATATTAGGTTTTGCAGGACTAGTTGGAGCAGGAAGAACAGAAACAGCAAGAGCTGTATTTGGTGCAGACAAGATAAAGAGCGGAGAGATTTTGTTAAATGCCAACAAGCTCAATATTAATTCGCCAAAAGATGCTATAGCAGCTGGTATTGGCTTAATACCAGAAGATAGAAAACAACATGGCGCATTATTGCATATGAGCATTCAAGAAAATACAACTTATGCCCATTTAAGTAACTTTGCGAATAGATTTGGACTTATTGATTCTAAGAAAGAAATAAAGATAGTTACTGAGTATAAAGAAGCTCTAAAGATTAAAACGCCTTTTCTATCCCAAAAAGTAAAGAATTTAAGTGGAGGCAATCAGCAAAAAGTAGTGCTTGCTAAATGGCTTATTACAGATTGTAAAGTACTTATATTTGATGAACCAACAAGAGGAATAGATGTAGGAGCAAAACAAGAAATTTATCAGCTAATGATAGAGCTTGCAAAGCAAGGCAAAGTTATCATCATGATTTCTTCTGAAATGCCAGAGCTCCTTGGTATGTCAGATAGAATAATAGTTATGCATGAAGGTCGTATAACAGGTGAGCTATATAGAGAGGATGCAACGCAGGAAAAAATATTAAGCATGGCATCCGGTGGACAGGAGGAAGTAGAATGA
- a CDS encoding TIGR00266 family protein, translated as MRYTIFGNNLPAVSIKLETGESIYTQSGGMTWMTEGITMSTNMKGGLMKGLGRMLTGESLFMATYTSTSPNSEIVIASSFPGSILVLDVDAAHQYTCQKSAFLCAEPQVQLSVQTTKGIASGLFGGEGFLLQRLSGYGKAFIEIDGSLAEYNLRPGEVLRVDTGNVAVFESSVRYEVETVKGFKNILFGGEGLFLTKLIGPGKVWLQTMTMPSFASRILPYLPHRNE; from the coding sequence ATGAGGTATACCATTTTTGGCAATAATTTGCCGGCAGTATCTATTAAGCTAGAGACTGGAGAAAGTATTTATACGCAGTCAGGGGGGATGACCTGGATGACTGAAGGCATCACAATGAGTACAAATATGAAAGGTGGACTTATGAAGGGGCTTGGCCGGATGCTTACAGGAGAGTCTTTATTTATGGCAACTTATACTTCTACATCACCTAACTCAGAAATTGTTATTGCTTCATCTTTTCCAGGAAGTATTCTAGTTCTCGATGTAGATGCAGCGCACCAGTATACTTGTCAAAAAAGTGCTTTTTTATGTGCCGAGCCCCAAGTGCAATTAAGTGTTCAGACAACCAAGGGCATTGCATCTGGCTTATTTGGAGGCGAAGGCTTTTTGCTTCAAAGATTATCTGGATATGGCAAAGCTTTTATTGAGATAGATGGAAGTCTTGCAGAATATAACTTAAGACCAGGTGAAGTTTTACGGGTAGATACAGGCAATGTAGCTGTTTTTGAATCAAGTGTAAGATACGAAGTAGAGACGGTTAAAGGCTTTAAAAATATATTGTTTGGCGGAGAGGGATTGTTTTTAACAAAACTCATTGGACCCGGAAAGGTATGGCTGCAAACGATGACGATGCCAAGCTTTGCAAGCCGTATTCTCCCCTACCTTCCGCATAGAAACGAATAG
- a CDS encoding sugar ABC transporter substrate-binding protein, with product MKRSMFKVIGTILAASMFVVSGCSMTPPSKQTDTQAETKTETKIVSEETKKEEKKTLKIGFTVQNLANPYFVAVVQGVQDYCEENGIEVTIHDAKADPNAHINAIENFIAQGVDAIMVSPVDQIALEPIVKKAQEANIPVISVNQNVEGSSALIALNEYDYGFAGGKIAGEWIKETLGGKAKAAILIYPEIISLVDRGNGLKEGILSVCPDVEIVAEQSAAVPEKGMTAAEAFLQAHPDLNVIAGINDGGALGAFETFAAAGKTKDNACIVGLDATEEAIKKIKEGSMYVGTVDIDPYGTGKLAVETTLKVLESGPIVETVKIQMVPVTKANIDQY from the coding sequence ATGAAAAGATCGATGTTTAAAGTAATAGGAACAATACTGGCAGCTTCAATGTTTGTGGTGTCAGGCTGCAGCATGACACCACCAAGCAAGCAAACAGATACTCAGGCAGAAACTAAAACAGAAACTAAAATCGTATCGGAAGAAACAAAAAAAGAAGAAAAGAAGACGCTTAAAATAGGATTTACAGTACAAAATTTAGCTAACCCTTATTTTGTAGCTGTTGTACAAGGGGTACAAGATTATTGTGAAGAAAATGGCATAGAAGTAACAATACATGATGCGAAAGCAGATCCTAATGCACATATTAATGCCATAGAAAATTTCATTGCTCAAGGTGTAGATGCAATCATGGTTAGCCCAGTTGATCAAATTGCTCTTGAGCCTATTGTGAAAAAAGCACAAGAGGCGAATATTCCAGTTATTTCAGTTAATCAAAACGTTGAAGGAAGTTCTGCTCTTATTGCTTTAAATGAATATGACTATGGATTTGCAGGGGGGAAAATAGCAGGGGAATGGATTAAAGAAACATTAGGCGGTAAAGCAAAAGCAGCTATTCTTATCTACCCAGAAATAATATCACTTGTTGACAGAGGAAATGGCTTAAAAGAAGGTATTTTAAGCGTATGTCCAGATGTAGAGATCGTTGCAGAGCAATCTGCAGCTGTACCTGAAAAAGGAATGACAGCAGCAGAGGCTTTCTTACAAGCACATCCTGACTTAAATGTCATTGCAGGTATTAATGATGGAGGTGCCTTAGGCGCATTTGAAACATTTGCAGCAGCAGGAAAAACTAAAGATAATGCATGTATTGTAGGACTGGATGCAACAGAGGAAGCTATCAAAAAGATTAAAGAAGGCAGCATGTATGTTGGAACAGTTGATATTGATCCATACGGAACAGGGAAACTTGCAGTGGAGACAACACTTAAAGTACTAGAAAGCGGGCCAATAGTAGAAACTGTTAAGATTCAGATGGTCCCTGTTACAAAGGCAAATATTGATCAGTATTAA
- a CDS encoding response regulator transcription factor, producing the protein MYTLLVVDDDMFFRTSLISIIEQTELPINQVFVAGDGQEAIDFLNQKKIDIVITDMSMPNVDGVQLIRYIKQVFNHIKFIVLSGFDDFLYVKESIQLGAIDYLLKHSLTVESLHNIFKKIQEEFKRPSELEQIKKNMELLTPRLKYDFIRELIVGDIQDETVIKEFMEDAQNNLSFSSYAVIALKIDDYFIIQEKFDSLKAISNFQKNFLAICQQTIDTFGCGIICHVQEGDFAAAISLGNIHSELELYNILNEYVSRLRACLKRFMNITCCFGIGKISNNYMNMHAQYLDAVKRLQNTFYGGKDKVITSVSTSIPMVIHPGLSMELESKILKYVYKGDALALEEEFDHLFSEIMTNKYSAQSVQMLAIELINLINKICREADITKDKIFEEDIQPHIKVYQYQTYGDLHKWLSDIFKKVTHYMYKVLDNDYCEITKKALAYIDNHFGESISLNEVAGYLNINSAYLSRVFKKDIQKGLTEYLNHYRIIKAQELIRGSNIKVVDIYKEVGFSSYNYFFKVFKEVTGMTPVEYKNNKL; encoded by the coding sequence ATGTATACGCTTTTAGTAGTGGATGATGATATGTTTTTTAGGACGAGCCTAATCAGCATTATAGAACAAACGGAGTTGCCAATCAATCAGGTTTTTGTGGCAGGAGATGGACAGGAGGCTATAGATTTTTTAAATCAGAAAAAAATAGATATAGTTATCACTGATATGAGTATGCCAAATGTTGATGGTGTTCAACTTATAAGATATATTAAACAAGTATTTAATCACATAAAATTTATAGTCCTTAGTGGATTTGATGATTTTTTATACGTAAAGGAAAGTATACAGCTTGGAGCAATTGATTATTTATTAAAACATAGCCTTACCGTAGAAAGCCTACATAATATTTTTAAGAAAATACAAGAAGAATTTAAAAGACCCTCAGAACTCGAGCAAATTAAAAAGAACATGGAGCTTTTAACTCCACGTCTTAAATATGATTTTATACGAGAATTAATTGTGGGAGACATACAAGACGAGACAGTGATCAAAGAGTTTATGGAGGATGCACAAAACAATCTCAGCTTTTCAAGTTATGCAGTAATAGCACTTAAAATAGATGACTATTTTATAATACAAGAAAAATTTGATTCTTTAAAAGCTATATCAAATTTCCAAAAAAACTTTTTAGCAATATGCCAGCAAACAATAGATACATTTGGCTGTGGCATAATATGCCATGTTCAAGAAGGTGATTTTGCAGCGGCAATATCACTCGGAAATATTCATAGTGAACTTGAACTTTATAACATACTGAATGAATATGTATCACGTTTAAGAGCTTGCCTTAAAAGGTTCATGAATATAACCTGTTGTTTTGGCATTGGAAAAATATCTAACAACTATATGAATATGCATGCGCAGTATTTAGACGCAGTTAAGAGACTTCAGAACACATTTTATGGCGGAAAAGATAAAGTTATAACGAGCGTCAGTACTAGTATTCCCATGGTCATTCATCCAGGATTAAGTATGGAACTCGAAAGTAAGATTTTAAAATATGTCTACAAAGGAGATGCCTTAGCTTTAGAAGAAGAATTTGATCACTTATTTAGTGAAATAATGACCAATAAATATTCGGCACAATCTGTTCAGATGTTAGCCATAGAATTAATTAATCTTATTAATAAGATTTGCAGAGAGGCAGATATAACAAAAGATAAAATTTTTGAAGAAGATATACAACCTCATATAAAAGTATATCAATATCAGACATATGGGGACCTGCACAAATGGTTGAGTGATATATTTAAAAAGGTGACACACTATATGTATAAGGTACTAGATAATGATTATTGTGAAATAACAAAAAAAGCTTTAGCCTATATAGATAATCATTTCGGAGAAAGTATTTCTTTAAATGAAGTGGCTGGGTATCTGAATATTAATAGTGCCTATCTTAGCAGAGTATTTAAAAAAGACATACAAAAAGGACTGACAGAGTACCTTAACCACTATCGTATTATAAAAGCTCAGGAACTCATTCGAGGAAGCAATATAAAAGTAGTAGATATCTATAAAGAGGTAGGGTTTTCTAGCTATAATTATTTCTTTAAAGTATTTAAAGAAGTAACAGGAATGACTCCTGTTGAATACAAAAATAATAAATTATAA
- a CDS encoding ABC transporter permease, translated as MKNKVDWSKYGILAALIALIVFFSIVTDSFLTSVNIMNVLRQVAIIGMCSVGMTFVILTGGIDLSVGSVIGVSAVTAATLMGGGTHPILACLVALVIGFVIGLINGVLINELDMFPMIATLGMMTLLRGVAYLISGGKPVYGIPKSFLFLGQGYISYFPVPVIIMAIVFIVGFIILNKTVFGRTVYGTGGNQEASRLSGVSVKKVKYKIYAIEGILAAAAGIILVSRVNSGQPAAGQSYEMDIITACVLGGVSINGGEGKIGGVLIGVLIMGILTNGMILMNVNEFWQWVVKGGVLLLAVAIDKVSQKYKAKVV; from the coding sequence ATGAAAAATAAAGTTGATTGGTCAAAATATGGTATACTCGCAGCGCTCATTGCACTCATTGTGTTTTTTTCAATAGTGACAGATTCATTTTTAACATCTGTTAATATTATGAATGTACTCAGACAAGTGGCTATCATAGGGATGTGTTCAGTAGGCATGACATTTGTTATTTTAACAGGGGGAATAGATCTTTCAGTAGGGTCAGTAATAGGTGTCTCAGCTGTAACTGCGGCTACACTTATGGGTGGAGGAACACATCCGATACTCGCATGTTTAGTAGCACTTGTAATAGGGTTTGTAATAGGATTAATAAATGGTGTATTAATTAATGAACTAGATATGTTTCCTATGATAGCGACATTAGGTATGATGACATTACTAAGAGGCGTGGCATACTTAATCAGTGGAGGCAAGCCAGTATATGGCATTCCTAAATCATTTTTATTCTTAGGCCAAGGCTATATATCTTATTTTCCAGTACCCGTCATTATTATGGCCATAGTATTTATAGTTGGATTTATCATACTTAATAAAACAGTTTTTGGCAGGACCGTCTATGGAACAGGCGGGAACCAAGAAGCTTCCAGACTTTCCGGAGTATCTGTTAAGAAGGTAAAATATAAGATTTATGCGATAGAAGGAATCCTTGCAGCAGCAGCAGGTATTATACTTGTTTCACGTGTAAACAGCGGGCAGCCAGCAGCTGGACAAAGCTATGAAATGGATATTATTACTGCCTGTGTATTAGGCGGCGTAAGTATTAATGGTGGAGAAGGTAAGATTGGCGGCGTATTAATTGGTGTACTCATTATGGGTATTTTAACTAATGGTATGATTCTTATGAATGTTAATGAATTTTGGCAATGGGTAGTCAAAGGCGGCGTACTGCTTCTGGCAGTAGCAATAGATAAAGTTTCTCAAAAATATAAAGCTAAAGTTGTCTAG
- a CDS encoding methylated-DNA--[protein]-cysteine S-methyltransferase: MKIGYDIYESSLIGPIGMIVSDRGLERIMLFEEEIDRYLKENTFCKRNEGLCKEIKQQIDEYFKGERTCFNFAMHIEGTPFREQVWQNLARIPYGTTISYSELASRIGNPKAVRAVGGANRANPIPLIIPCHRVIGKNGEMVGFAGSKVDTKIKLLEHEHRYLA; the protein is encoded by the coding sequence ATGAAAATAGGATATGATATTTATGAATCAAGTTTAATTGGTCCCATTGGAATGATTGTATCAGATAGGGGGCTTGAAAGAATAATGCTTTTTGAAGAAGAAATTGACAGGTACTTAAAAGAAAATACTTTTTGCAAAAGAAATGAAGGTCTGTGTAAAGAGATAAAACAACAGATTGATGAATATTTTAAAGGAGAGAGAACATGCTTTAATTTTGCTATGCATATAGAAGGTACACCTTTTAGAGAGCAAGTATGGCAGAATCTAGCGCGTATTCCTTATGGTACAACAATCTCATATAGTGAACTTGCTTCACGGATAGGCAATCCTAAGGCCGTAAGGGCAGTGGGCGGAGCTAATCGAGCAAACCCTATTCCGCTTATTATTCCTTGTCATAGAGTGATTGGCAAAAATGGAGAAATGGTAGGTTTTGCAGGGAGTAAAGTTGATACGAAAATAAAACTGCTTGAACATGAGCATCGTTACTTAGCTTAA